A single Anopheles arabiensis isolate DONGOLA chromosome 2, AaraD3, whole genome shotgun sequence DNA region contains:
- the LOC120896337 gene encoding uncharacterized protein LOC120896337 isoform X6 → MYLLVEGGIVLSLALGCALCDQLDSANNVIIPQIYEYEDFYTCRRKFKNFVYCVSDTTLQPNTSSNLWKRILQLQSNRRNFPHDQLERGLCLNEYYDDVTLNNDTYKLLDIYISNKIYNQYGLNSHSKINSCWTTTHFAQHRTFGECFFVFISLLLILTTSFATWKELNNSATDSIIIKSFSLRRNLQWLWVASKPNSLRYLEGLRALGTLTILIVHSQLPIIRMPVWNTEDLESQANHVMFPLINSANTHMIQFFFTLGGMVFGISCLTHFERFPEFKIMYFLKKILRRLISLYAALFCILHSGESRKV, encoded by the exons ATGTATCTGCTCGTCGAAGGTGGAATAGTGCTTTCTTTGGCCTTGGGTTGTGCATTATGCGATCAACTTGATT cTGCTAATAATGTGATAATACCGCAAATATACGAATATGAAGACTTTTACACGTGTCGACGAAAATTCAAAAACTTTGTATACTGTGTTAGCGATACTACACTTCAACCAAATACATCGAGCAATCTATGGAAACGCATATTA CAATTGCAATCCAATCGTAGAAATTTCCCGCATGATCAACTGGAACGAGGATTGTGTCTAAACGAGTATTATGATGACGTGACCCTTAATAATGATACTTATAAGTTATTGGATATCTATATATCCAATAAAATCTACAATCAGTATGGCCTGAACAGTCATTCAAAAATTAACTCTTGCTGGACGACAACACATTTTGCTCAGCATAGAA CATTTGGCGAGTGTTTCttcgttttcatttcgttgttaCTAATCTTGACAACATCATTTGCTACCTGGAAGGAATTGAACAACTCTGCAACTGATTCAATCATAATTAAATCCTTTTCTTTACGAAGAAATTTGCAATGGTTATGGGTAGCCTCAAAACCAAACTCACTGCGCTATCTGGAAGGTCTTCGGGCGCTAGGCACACTAACAATATTGATAGTGCATTCGCAATTACCAATAATACGAATGCCTGTGTGGAACACGGAAGATTTAGAATCG CAAGCCAACCATGTAATGTTTCCTCTAATTAATTCTGCAAACACTCATATGATACAATTTTTCTTTACTCTGGGAGGAATGGTATTCGGGATAAGCTGTCTCACTCACTTTGAACGATTTCCTGAATTCAAAATCATGTATTTCCTGAAGAAAATATTAAGGCGTTTGATAAG
- the LOC120896337 gene encoding uncharacterized protein LOC120896337 isoform X4, giving the protein MYLLVEGGIVLSLALGCALCDQLDSANNVIIPQIYEYEDFYTCRRKFKNFVYCVSDTTLQPNTSSNLWKRILQLQSNRRNFPHDQLERGLCLNEYYDDVTLNNDTYKLLDIYISNKIYNQYGLNSHSKINSCWTTTHFAQHRTFGECFFVFISLLLILTTSFATWKELNNSATDSIIIKSFSLRRNLQWLWVASKPNSLRYLEGLRALGTLTILIVHSQLPIIRMPVWNTEDLESQANHVMFPLINSANTHMIQFFFTLGGMVFGISCLTHFERFPEFKIMYFLKKILRRLISRRGACGRGAPSTGLLKILTPQPCMPHPLPKETCIRSDQYSRHFFVQSEISLYPPPFYSYRGPQLIGYGSKLVGVTERTNGSELTAQEPNPYHGGLMRSGDGMYSILTIRHLT; this is encoded by the exons ATGTATCTGCTCGTCGAAGGTGGAATAGTGCTTTCTTTGGCCTTGGGTTGTGCATTATGCGATCAACTTGATT cTGCTAATAATGTGATAATACCGCAAATATACGAATATGAAGACTTTTACACGTGTCGACGAAAATTCAAAAACTTTGTATACTGTGTTAGCGATACTACACTTCAACCAAATACATCGAGCAATCTATGGAAACGCATATTA CAATTGCAATCCAATCGTAGAAATTTCCCGCATGATCAACTGGAACGAGGATTGTGTCTAAACGAGTATTATGATGACGTGACCCTTAATAATGATACTTATAAGTTATTGGATATCTATATATCCAATAAAATCTACAATCAGTATGGCCTGAACAGTCATTCAAAAATTAACTCTTGCTGGACGACAACACATTTTGCTCAGCATAGAA CATTTGGCGAGTGTTTCttcgttttcatttcgttgttaCTAATCTTGACAACATCATTTGCTACCTGGAAGGAATTGAACAACTCTGCAACTGATTCAATCATAATTAAATCCTTTTCTTTACGAAGAAATTTGCAATGGTTATGGGTAGCCTCAAAACCAAACTCACTGCGCTATCTGGAAGGTCTTCGGGCGCTAGGCACACTAACAATATTGATAGTGCATTCGCAATTACCAATAATACGAATGCCTGTGTGGAACACGGAAGATTTAGAATCG CAAGCCAACCATGTAATGTTTCCTCTAATTAATTCTGCAAACACTCATATGATACAATTTTTCTTTACTCTGGGAGGAATGGTATTCGGGATAAGCTGTCTCACTCACTTTGAACGATTTCCTGAATTCAAAATCATGTATTTCCTGAAGAAAATATTAAGGCGTTTGATAAG CCGCAGAGGAGCTTGTGGCCGTGGAGCACCGAGTACCGGCCTATTAAAAATCCTCACTCCTCAACCCTGTATGCCCCATCCCCTTCCAAAAGAAACCTGTATTAGGTCGGATCAGTACAGTCgccatttttttgtacagtCGGAAATTTCCCTATACCCTCCCCCATTCTACTCTTACCGGGGTCCTCAACTAATAGGTTATGGTTCCAAGCTAGTGGGCGTTACagagcgcaccaacggctccgaactAACGGCTCAGGAGCCGAATCCATACCATGGTGGATTAAtgagatcaggtgatggaatgtacagcattttgacaattcgtcacttgacgtaa